A stretch of Pseudobacteroides sp. DNA encodes these proteins:
- a CDS encoding GH36-type glycosyl hydrolase domain-containing protein, whose protein sequence is MTLNINPIILIGIVAVFTVLFWVNIKRFRQLHIIKMNDTSLTCEELEEHARKIAIDHTVSKNLRYNNWPVLHMNENYDFISSIYKELNNSASSKNAVPPAAEWLLDNFYILDEQVKVVRKDISSETYLRLPVLKCGPLKGYARIYAIAAELVSHTGGQINDRIILNYLNAYQSHSTLSDREIWAMPAMIRIALIENIKNICEKLNLTIKEWQQADEVIDNVLKSDDINTLKFIRSTEAKLKSSQQISTSFIEHLSYRLRKSGRGYARLSGTFDDLLSKYGTSTSDMCQKEHSVQAAYSVSIGNCILSLKFLSSFDWSYIFDEISNVEKVLREDNSYRLMDPSTRSFYRQKLEDIALASRTTEIHVAKEAVRLSKSYEESSKDDYHERKRHVGYYLSGKGIDELEESINYRPALFRSLATVIKKHAAPLYLGSIIFPTILITYFLMHYSYKLSINNALTLSIFTGLIVMIPASEIVTSLVNWTLCNTTKPSTLPRLELKDGIGEENSTLVVIPALLPDEKRVNELISNLERHYLSNKEDNLYFALAGDFKDSHDEKVPLDQKIIDAGLNGIKRLNNKYKRDNGINIFYYFHRHRKFNQVQKKWMGWERKRGALVELNNLLTGAADTSYSIVSSPPDSMPKICYVLTLDADTILPIGSAKKLVGIMAHPLNKPVLDEKKKIVVDGYGLIQPHIGFEIESANKTLFSRIYTGQEGINPYACAISDIYQDVFGEGIFTGKGIYDLHVFQKVLEEAIPENRVLSHDLLEGSYIRTGLATDIELVDSFPASYASYAARMHRWTRGDWQLLPWLGKRLKDKNGNRVKNPLNAISIWKMIDNMRRSLTAPSILILIISGFSILPGSSLFWLGLALFFTFFPIITSIIDYVASLKMLKSRVKRHIPVISGIKASLYQMLLQFIFLPYQGYLVAEAVLTTLYRVFISKKNMLEWVTAADVEKEQKNTVLSFWNKMNITTPISLGLFAFAAILKPYSVVFTLPLLILWSSSPFIAFFISRIREDESYQLSEEDMKDLRIISRKTWRYFEEFINHKNNFLPPDNFQEDPPNGIAYRTSPTNIGLGLMSFLAARDLGYIGTNEMTERTSKTLSTIDKLEIWNNHLYNWYDTRTLRPLRPRYVSTVDSGNLICYLIAFRQGLYDYRKNPLIDRKYIQGIDDTAFLASIESGLDISRLDPADVLPSNDTGSLFTWKRTLEEMRSSISAHNNKKSPWLYKLQKMVSSLKEELDMFHPWIDVFLNASKVFANDTRTNQGIVLHSDIRDDYRKNIFLKDTSDGMDIHGKNSPMPDIGLEGMGANPAKGMGLSNRDILRLAEDAVSKIKITMGPLELAETYNKVLYEIECIMDDCKDKTSNGYQWLQSLHASIHKALGNLTAFNNKYENIIEKISSIIDKTTFTPLYDSKKQLFSIGYNLEENRLTNSYYDLLASEARQTSYLAVARGEVPPKHWSKLGRSITVVDFYRGLVSWTGTMFEYLMPLILMKNYKNTLLDETYSFVVRSQKKYGKHKRVPWGVSESGFCALDIDLNYQYKAVGVPWLGLKRGLVEDTVVSPYSTFLALLVDPRSAVENIKRLRREGLDGAYGFYEAVDYTADRLPFGSRKAVVKSYMVHHEGMSLLSLNNFLNRNIMQDRFHNDPLVRAGELLLQEKVPVDFTSAMENKEKVVPYKDMVYKGRVSLRKFTVPDFTLPKAHLLSNGSYCVMITDRGTGYSKNNLTAISRWREDITLDPSGMFFYIRNIEDNTLWSSAYEPINKKPDNYEVAFSADKARFKRIDGNIETITEITVTSEDNAEIRRLSLKNLGEKPVELEITSYFEVVMAPHSADVAHPAFSNLFVKTELVPEINTLLAVRRPRSESDKIYWLFNTVFIEGETMGSPEYETDRLAFIGRGHNISDPVALERAKPLSNSAGSVLDPIMSTRVRIRIQPKQIAKISLIVGVSKGRDTALAIAQKYSTPEAIESGFKLAQTRSQVEAGYLNISYKDLELYQDMISHILFLSPLRRNFSDSMKENSRGQSSLWPFGISGDLPIVTVALSKSLDTDIVYDALKAHEYWRLKGLKVDLVILNEEEGGYNNPLRSILMDIISSSHAHDIINKPGGVYLLNHNSMSNEDIVLIYSVSRLVLKGNQGSLSGQVKYASLYKDPVSDIEEKVEIIGSERNITKPSRSDNGLLSSGFNNVGNEYVIRLEKGEFTPMPWSNIISNPDFGFLVTESGSGYTWSENSRENKLTPWSNDPVSDTPGEIFYICHKESGEMWSLTPLPTRQNVDYTITHGFGYSAFEHESHGIRHSLVQIAAKDSSVKINFIKLVNTTGKKLSLTLTYYIRPVMGVTDQSTAMHIRTWQNEKGTLFFENPYNEEFHGRVAFMDVTESDRTVTGDRKEFFGTGKLPNPSGLLRNGLSGSLGAGFDPCAAMQVSIILEPNGEKEVVFLLGSGKNADDAYNLAVKYNNLDSAKRCFEDSRNFWKGKLETIQVETPDRSMNIMLNGWLLYQIISCRLWARSGFYQSGGAFGFRDQLQDCLALINTWPEIARKQILLHASHQFVEGDVQHWWHEPSGKGTRTKFSDDLLWLPYVTAEYIRVTNDFNILDEMVPYIEDEPLREFEDERYSSPRSSSLSGPLYEHCKKTIERSLQVGEHGIPLMGSGDWNDGMNTVGNGGKGESVWLGWFLYSVLNTFAPICQKKGEHQESRRYLEAAKAIVESIESNAWDGNWYRRAYFDNGQPLGSIENSECKIDSISQSWAIFSEGGNKDRAREAMHSLENYLIQRDEGLIKLLTPPFDEGDLEPGYIKSYIPGVRENGGQYTHAAAWVIIAFAKLGDGDKALELFDLINPINHTRTHMEVSKYKVEPYVMPADVYAIPPHVGRGGWTWYTGSASWYYKSGIEYILGFRKEGNSIIIDPCIPKKWKGYTINYNYGSSIYKIEVRNPQGVNRGVRKIVLDDKKINNSIPLVDDGKKHKVEIVMG, encoded by the coding sequence ATGACATTGAATATTAACCCTATTATACTGATTGGTATTGTTGCAGTCTTTACTGTTTTATTCTGGGTGAATATCAAGAGGTTCAGACAGCTGCATATTATAAAAATGAATGACACCTCGCTAACCTGTGAAGAGCTTGAAGAACACGCAAGAAAAATCGCTATAGACCATACAGTTTCCAAAAACTTAAGATATAACAACTGGCCGGTCTTGCATATGAATGAAAACTATGATTTCATAAGCTCTATTTATAAGGAGTTAAATAATTCTGCAAGCAGCAAAAATGCTGTTCCTCCTGCTGCCGAATGGTTATTGGATAACTTTTACATACTGGACGAGCAGGTTAAGGTTGTACGAAAGGATATTTCCAGCGAAACATATTTGAGGCTTCCAGTCTTAAAGTGCGGGCCCTTGAAGGGTTATGCCCGCATATATGCCATTGCTGCAGAACTGGTATCACATACTGGTGGTCAGATCAATGACAGAATCATTTTAAATTATCTCAATGCTTATCAGAGCCACAGCACACTATCGGACAGAGAAATATGGGCAATGCCTGCCATGATCAGGATTGCTTTAATCGAAAACATCAAAAATATATGCGAAAAGCTCAATCTCACCATTAAGGAGTGGCAACAGGCTGATGAGGTTATAGACAATGTTTTGAAGAGTGATGATATCAATACTCTAAAATTCATCAGGAGCACTGAAGCAAAGCTTAAGTCTTCGCAGCAGATAAGTACTTCCTTTATAGAACACTTGTCCTACCGCTTAAGGAAGTCCGGAAGAGGTTATGCAAGACTCTCCGGAACATTTGACGATCTCCTTTCCAAATATGGGACCAGTACCTCCGATATGTGTCAGAAGGAACACAGCGTTCAAGCAGCGTACTCGGTATCTATAGGAAACTGCATATTAAGCCTTAAATTTCTGTCGTCCTTTGACTGGTCATATATATTCGATGAGATCAGTAATGTTGAAAAGGTTTTGAGAGAAGATAATTCATACCGTTTGATGGATCCTTCCACACGAAGCTTTTACAGACAAAAGCTTGAGGATATTGCTCTTGCTTCAAGGACTACAGAAATTCACGTGGCAAAGGAGGCTGTGAGACTTTCCAAATCCTATGAAGAATCCTCTAAGGATGATTATCATGAGCGTAAAAGGCATGTGGGGTACTATTTATCAGGCAAGGGAATAGATGAACTTGAAGAAAGTATAAATTACAGGCCTGCATTATTTAGAAGCCTTGCAACAGTCATCAAGAAGCATGCTGCCCCACTTTACCTGGGATCAATTATCTTTCCCACTATACTTATAACATATTTTCTGATGCATTACTCCTATAAGCTTTCTATAAACAACGCCCTTACCCTATCCATTTTTACTGGCTTGATAGTGATGATTCCTGCATCGGAAATAGTGACAAGTCTTGTAAACTGGACCCTTTGTAATACAACAAAGCCTTCAACCCTTCCAAGGTTGGAACTGAAAGACGGAATTGGTGAGGAAAACAGCACATTGGTTGTTATTCCGGCTCTTCTTCCGGATGAGAAACGCGTTAATGAGCTGATAAGCAACCTGGAAAGGCACTATCTTTCAAATAAGGAAGATAACCTGTATTTTGCCCTTGCAGGAGACTTTAAGGACTCTCATGATGAAAAAGTACCCTTGGACCAGAAGATTATTGATGCAGGTTTAAACGGTATAAAGAGATTAAACAATAAATATAAAAGGGATAACGGTATCAATATCTTTTATTATTTTCACAGGCACAGGAAGTTTAACCAGGTTCAGAAAAAATGGATGGGATGGGAAAGAAAAAGGGGAGCATTAGTAGAGCTAAACAATCTTCTTACAGGTGCTGCAGATACAAGCTACAGCATTGTGTCCTCTCCTCCCGATTCCATGCCAAAGATATGTTATGTACTGACTCTGGATGCAGATACAATTTTACCTATAGGCAGTGCCAAAAAGCTTGTGGGAATTATGGCCCATCCTCTAAACAAGCCTGTTTTAGATGAGAAGAAAAAGATTGTAGTTGATGGCTATGGACTTATCCAGCCTCATATAGGATTTGAGATAGAAAGTGCCAATAAGACTCTTTTTTCAAGAATCTATACAGGACAGGAAGGCATTAATCCATATGCCTGTGCTATTTCCGACATCTACCAGGATGTATTCGGAGAAGGAATATTCACAGGAAAGGGGATTTATGACCTTCATGTTTTCCAAAAAGTTTTGGAAGAAGCAATACCCGAAAATAGGGTTTTAAGCCATGACCTCTTGGAGGGCTCTTATATTCGAACCGGCCTTGCAACCGATATTGAGCTTGTTGACTCATTCCCGGCAAGCTATGCTTCTTATGCTGCAAGAATGCACAGGTGGACCAGGGGTGACTGGCAACTGTTGCCATGGCTGGGCAAAAGATTAAAAGATAAAAACGGCAATCGGGTAAAAAATCCTCTGAACGCTATTTCCATATGGAAAATGATAGATAATATGAGGAGAAGCCTTACGGCTCCTTCTATTTTAATTTTGATTATATCAGGTTTTTCCATTTTGCCGGGATCAAGCCTGTTCTGGCTGGGGTTAGCATTGTTTTTCACATTTTTCCCCATTATAACCTCAATCATTGATTATGTTGCTTCATTAAAAATGCTTAAAAGCAGGGTTAAGCGACATATACCAGTTATTTCAGGAATCAAAGCCAGTTTATATCAGATGCTTTTGCAATTCATTTTTTTGCCATATCAGGGCTATCTTGTAGCAGAGGCTGTTTTGACCACCCTTTATAGAGTATTTATCAGCAAAAAGAATATGCTTGAGTGGGTAACTGCCGCCGATGTTGAAAAAGAGCAAAAGAATACCGTCTTAAGTTTCTGGAATAAAATGAACATTACCACCCCCATATCACTTGGGTTATTTGCATTTGCCGCAATTTTAAAGCCATACTCGGTTGTATTTACGCTGCCGCTTTTAATTTTGTGGTCCTCCTCCCCATTTATAGCGTTTTTTATTAGCCGTATCAGAGAGGATGAGTCTTATCAGCTTTCAGAAGAGGATATGAAGGATCTGAGGATAATCTCAAGAAAGACCTGGAGGTATTTTGAAGAGTTTATAAATCATAAGAACAACTTTCTTCCTCCTGACAACTTCCAGGAAGATCCGCCTAATGGCATAGCATACAGGACATCTCCTACAAATATTGGACTTGGTCTTATGTCCTTTTTGGCTGCCAGGGACTTAGGCTATATCGGAACCAATGAGATGACTGAGAGAACCTCAAAAACCCTGTCTACTATCGATAAATTGGAAATATGGAATAATCACCTTTATAACTGGTATGATACTAGAACTTTAAGGCCCTTAAGACCCCGGTACGTGTCCACTGTAGACAGCGGAAACCTTATTTGCTACCTCATAGCCTTCAGACAGGGGTTATACGATTATCGAAAAAATCCGTTGATTGATAGGAAGTATATACAGGGAATTGATGATACCGCTTTTCTTGCATCAATAGAAAGCGGTTTAGACATTAGCAGGCTTGATCCAGCTGATGTATTACCTTCCAATGATACCGGAAGCCTATTTACCTGGAAAAGGACCCTGGAAGAAATGAGAAGCAGTATTTCCGCACACAACAACAAGAAATCTCCCTGGCTTTACAAGTTACAAAAAATGGTATCCTCCTTAAAGGAAGAGTTGGACATGTTCCACCCATGGATAGATGTATTTCTTAATGCGTCAAAGGTTTTTGCAAATGACACACGCACAAACCAAGGTATTGTTTTACATTCCGACATAAGAGATGATTACAGAAAAAATATATTCTTAAAAGATACCTCTGATGGAATGGATATACATGGGAAGAATTCTCCTATGCCTGACATAGGCTTGGAGGGTATGGGGGCAAACCCGGCCAAAGGCATGGGGCTGAGCAATCGAGACATATTGAGGTTAGCGGAAGATGCTGTATCAAAAATAAAAATAACCATGGGACCTTTGGAGCTGGCAGAGACATATAACAAGGTACTCTATGAAATAGAATGCATAATGGATGATTGCAAGGATAAGACAAGCAACGGCTATCAGTGGCTCCAAAGTCTACATGCATCAATTCACAAAGCCCTTGGCAACTTAACGGCTTTTAACAACAAATATGAAAATATAATTGAAAAGATCAGCAGCATAATTGACAAAACAACCTTTACACCACTTTATGACTCAAAGAAGCAACTTTTTTCCATTGGTTACAATCTGGAAGAAAACAGGCTCACAAACTCATACTATGATTTGCTTGCGTCGGAAGCCCGTCAGACAAGCTATCTGGCTGTGGCAAGAGGAGAAGTACCTCCTAAGCATTGGTCCAAGCTTGGAAGAAGCATTACTGTGGTAGACTTTTATAGAGGCCTGGTTTCATGGACAGGTACAATGTTCGAGTACCTGATGCCTCTTATACTTATGAAAAATTACAAAAATACACTGCTTGATGAAACTTATTCATTTGTTGTGAGAAGCCAGAAGAAGTACGGAAAACATAAACGTGTTCCTTGGGGTGTTTCAGAGTCAGGTTTTTGTGCCCTGGACATAGACCTTAACTATCAGTACAAAGCGGTCGGGGTTCCGTGGCTTGGGCTTAAACGTGGTCTTGTTGAAGACACAGTTGTGTCTCCCTACTCAACATTCCTCGCACTCCTTGTAGACCCCAGAAGTGCTGTTGAAAACATAAAAAGGCTTAGAAGAGAGGGCCTTGATGGTGCATACGGATTCTATGAAGCCGTTGACTACACAGCCGACAGGCTTCCTTTCGGTTCGAGAAAAGCAGTTGTAAAAAGTTATATGGTTCACCATGAGGGCATGAGCCTTCTTTCCCTCAATAACTTTTTAAACAGGAACATAATGCAGGACAGGTTTCATAATGACCCTCTTGTCAGAGCCGGTGAGCTTCTCCTTCAGGAAAAGGTTCCTGTTGATTTTACCTCAGCCATGGAGAACAAGGAAAAGGTTGTACCATACAAAGACATGGTCTACAAGGGAAGAGTGTCACTGCGTAAGTTTACTGTACCTGATTTCACTCTACCAAAAGCACATCTGCTATCAAACGGCAGCTACTGTGTGATGATTACAGATAGAGGAACAGGGTACAGCAAAAACAATCTTACAGCTATTTCCAGGTGGAGGGAAGATATAACATTAGACCCAAGCGGTATGTTCTTTTATATTAGAAACATAGAAGACAATACTCTTTGGTCATCAGCCTACGAGCCCATAAACAAAAAGCCTGACAATTATGAAGTAGCCTTCTCCGCAGATAAGGCACGCTTTAAAAGGATCGACGGCAATATTGAAACTATAACCGAAATAACCGTAACATCAGAGGATAATGCCGAGATAAGGCGATTATCGTTAAAAAACCTTGGTGAAAAACCTGTTGAGCTGGAGATAACCAGTTACTTTGAGGTTGTTATGGCACCCCATAGTGCAGATGTCGCACACCCTGCCTTCAGCAACCTATTTGTTAAAACAGAGCTTGTTCCTGAAATAAATACGCTTCTTGCTGTTAGACGGCCAAGATCGGAATCAGATAAGATTTATTGGCTCTTTAATACCGTGTTTATTGAAGGTGAAACAATGGGAAGCCCTGAATATGAGACCGACAGGCTGGCATTTATTGGTAGAGGCCACAATATATCCGACCCTGTTGCATTAGAGCGAGCCAAGCCTCTATCCAACAGTGCCGGTTCTGTCCTTGACCCAATAATGAGTACACGGGTGCGGATAAGGATTCAACCCAAGCAAATTGCCAAAATCTCACTGATAGTTGGAGTAAGCAAAGGCCGCGACACAGCCTTGGCGATAGCTCAAAAATACTCTACACCTGAAGCTATAGAAAGCGGATTCAAACTTGCACAAACCCGCAGTCAGGTTGAGGCGGGATACCTTAATATCAGCTATAAAGACCTAGAGCTGTATCAGGACATGATATCCCATATCTTGTTCCTAAGCCCTTTACGCAGAAACTTTAGTGACTCAATGAAGGAAAACAGCAGGGGTCAGTCTTCCCTATGGCCATTTGGAATTTCCGGTGATTTACCAATTGTGACAGTAGCCTTAAGCAAATCCCTTGATACCGACATTGTATATGATGCACTTAAAGCTCATGAATATTGGAGACTAAAGGGGTTAAAGGTTGATCTTGTTATTCTTAATGAAGAGGAAGGCGGCTACAACAACCCCCTTCGTTCAATACTCATGGACATTATATCTTCAAGCCATGCCCATGATATAATAAACAAACCGGGCGGAGTTTATCTTTTAAACCATAACAGTATGTCCAACGAAGATATAGTACTTATATATTCGGTGTCCAGACTGGTGTTGAAGGGCAATCAGGGCTCCCTTTCCGGCCAGGTAAAATATGCTTCTCTTTATAAAGATCCTGTATCGGATATTGAAGAGAAAGTTGAAATCATAGGCTCTGAAAGAAATATCACTAAGCCTTCAAGGAGCGATAACGGACTATTATCTTCAGGGTTTAACAATGTTGGCAATGAGTATGTCATAAGGCTTGAAAAAGGCGAATTTACTCCTATGCCTTGGTCAAATATAATTTCAAATCCTGATTTCGGCTTCCTTGTAACAGAGTCCGGTTCAGGATATACATGGAGTGAAAACAGCCGTGAAAACAAGCTTACCCCTTGGTCAAACGACCCTGTCTCGGATACACCGGGTGAGATATTTTATATTTGCCATAAGGAAAGTGGTGAAATGTGGTCTCTCACACCGCTGCCGACAAGGCAGAATGTGGATTATACCATTACTCATGGTTTCGGATATTCTGCATTTGAGCATGAAAGTCATGGTATAAGGCATAGCCTTGTACAGATTGCCGCAAAGGACTCTTCAGTAAAAATAAACTTTATTAAGCTTGTAAACACAACCGGCAAAAAGCTGAGCTTAACACTTACTTATTATATAAGACCTGTCATGGGCGTTACCGACCAATCAACGGCAATGCATATAAGGACATGGCAAAACGAAAAAGGTACACTTTTCTTTGAAAATCCCTATAATGAGGAGTTTCACGGAAGGGTGGCGTTTATGGATGTCACTGAAAGTGATAGGACTGTTACAGGTGACAGAAAGGAGTTCTTCGGAACCGGAAAGCTTCCTAATCCATCCGGGCTACTTCGAAACGGTCTTTCCGGTAGTTTAGGAGCTGGCTTTGACCCATGTGCTGCCATGCAAGTCAGTATAATTCTTGAGCCTAATGGTGAAAAAGAGGTTGTATTCCTCCTGGGCTCGGGTAAAAATGCCGATGACGCATACAATCTGGCAGTAAAATATAATAATTTGGATTCAGCTAAGAGGTGTTTTGAGGATTCAAGGAACTTCTGGAAGGGTAAACTGGAAACAATACAGGTAGAAACGCCGGATAGATCAATGAATATCATGCTAAACGGGTGGCTTCTTTACCAGATAATATCCTGCAGGCTTTGGGCCCGTTCAGGCTTTTATCAATCTGGAGGTGCCTTCGGCTTCAGAGATCAGCTCCAGGACTGCCTTGCATTAATCAATACATGGCCCGAAATTGCCCGTAAGCAGATTTTGCTACATGCCAGCCATCAATTTGTTGAAGGGGATGTTCAGCATTGGTGGCATGAGCCTTCAGGAAAAGGTACAAGGACAAAGTTTTCTGATGACCTCCTTTGGCTGCCATATGTTACTGCTGAATATATAAGGGTAACCAATGATTTTAATATCCTGGACGAGATGGTTCCTTACATTGAGGATGAGCCTTTAAGGGAGTTTGAGGATGAGCGTTACTCAAGTCCTCGTTCATCGTCACTTTCCGGTCCTCTATATGAGCACTGCAAAAAGACCATTGAAAGATCCCTTCAAGTCGGAGAACATGGCATTCCCCTTATGGGCTCCGGTGACTGGAATGACGGTATGAATACGGTAGGTAACGGCGGAAAGGGTGAAAGCGTTTGGCTGGGTTGGTTTTTGTACTCCGTCCTCAACACTTTTGCTCCAATTTGCCAAAAGAAAGGTGAACATCAGGAATCACGAAGATACTTGGAGGCAGCAAAGGCAATTGTAGAATCAATCGAGAGTAATGCTTGGGATGGAAACTGGTACAGGAGAGCTTATTTCGATAACGGTCAGCCTCTCGGATCAATTGAAAATTCCGAGTGTAAAATTGACTCTATATCCCAATCATGGGCCATTTTTTCCGAAGGCGG
- a CDS encoding H-type small acid-soluble spore protein, translating into MDSIRAKEIISSGDVIQVLYQGSPVWLENVKENNTAEVTRLDRKDKIEVPVYLLVENKSLV; encoded by the coding sequence TTGGACTCTATAAGGGCAAAAGAAATAATATCATCTGGAGATGTAATTCAGGTTTTATATCAGGGATCTCCCGTATGGCTTGAAAATGTGAAAGAAAACAATACAGCTGAGGTTACAAGGCTGGATAGAAAGGATAAGATTGAAGTACCGGTTTATCTGCTTGTGGAGAATAAAAGCTTAGTTTAA